The genomic window AGGTGGCCGAGGTCACCGGGCAGCCCCAGGGCAAGAGCTACTTCCTGAACATCAAGGGCCCCGAGCTGCTGAACAAGTACGTCGGCGAGACCGAGCGGCAGATCCGCCTGGTCTTCCAGCGTGCCCGGGAGAAGGCGAGCGAGGGCACCCCGGTCATCGTCTTCTTCGACGAGATGGAATCGCTCTTCCGCACCCGCGGCAGCGGCGTCAGCTCGGACGTGGAGAACACCATCGTCCCGCAGCTGCTCGCCGAGATCGACGGTGTGGAAGGCCTGGAGAACGTCATCGTGATCGGCGCCTCCAACCGCGAGGACATGATCGACCCGGCGATCCTGCGCCCGGGCCGGCTGGACGTGAAGATCAAGATCGAGCGTCCCGACGCCGAGGCGGCCAAGGACATCTTCTCGAAGTACCTGGTCGACACGCTCCCGCTGCACGGCGAGGACCTGGCCGAGCACGGCGGGTCGAAGGCGGCCACCGTGGACGCCATGATCCAGTCCGTGGTGGAGCGGATGTACTCCGAGACCGAGGAGAACCGCTTCCTGGAGGTCACCTACGCCAACGGTGACAAGGAAGTCCTGTACTTCAAGGACTTCAACTCCGGCGCGATGATCCAGAACATCGTGGACCGGGCCAAGAAGATGGCGATCAAGGCCTTCCTGGACCAGGACCAGCGCGGCATGCGCGTCGCCCACCTGCTCGCCGCCTGCGTGGACGAGTTCAAGGAGAACGAGGACCTGCCGAATACCACCAACCCCGACGACTGGGCCCGAATCTCCGGAAAGAAGGGCGAGCGGATCGTGTTCATCCGCACCCTGGTGACCGGAAAGCAGGGCGCCGACACGGGTCGGTCCATCGACACCGTGGCGAATACCGGACAGTATCTGTAAGCACTACCCTCCGGCTGCGGGTCCCGACAGCGGGTACCCGCAGCCGGTGTGTTTTCCGGCCCGCACGGGCCGGAGCCGGGCAAGGAGGGCCGCATGACCGTACGGCGAGTAATGGGCATCGAGACGGAGTACGGGATCTCCGTCCCCGGTCACCCGAACGCCAATGCCATGCTCACCTCGTCCCAGATCGTCAACGCGTACGCCGCGGCGATGCACCGGGCGCGCCGCGCCCGCTGGGACTTCGAGGAGGAGAACCCGCTGCGGGACGCCCGCGGCTTCGATCTCGCACGGGACGCGGCGGACTCCACCCAGCTCACCGACGAGGACATCGGCCTGGCCAACGTGATCCTCACCAACGGTGCCCGGCTCTACGTGGACCACGCCCATCCGGAGTATTCGTCGCCGGAGATCACCAATCCGCGGGACGCGGTGCTGTGGGACAAGGCCGGCGAGCGCATCATGGCCGAGGCCGCGATGCGGGCCGCCCAGCTGCCGGGCGCCCAGCCGATCCACCTGTACAAGAACAACACCGACAACAAGGGCGCCTCCTACGGCACCCACGAGAACTACCTGATGAAGCGCGAGACGCCGTTCTCCGACATCGTCAGGCACCTCACCCCCTTCTTCGTCTCCCGGCAGGTGGTGACCGGCGCGGGCCGGGTCGGCATCGGCCAGGACGGCCACGAGCACGGCTTCCAGCTCAGCCAGCGCGCGGACTACTTCGAGGTCGAGGTCGGACTTGAGACCACGCTCAAGCGGCCCATCATCAACACCCGCGACGAACCGCACTCCGACGCCGAGAAATACCGCCGGCTGCACGTGATCATCGGCGACGCCAACCTCTCGGAGATCTCCACCTACCTCAAGCTCGGCACCACCGCGCTGGTGCTGTCGATGATCGAGGACGGCTTCATCAAGGTGGACCTGGCCGTGGACCAGCCGGTCCGCACCCTGCACGACGTCTCCCACGACCCCGGCCTGCACCAGTTGATCACGCTGCGTAACGGCCGGACACTCACCGCTGTCCAGCTCCAGATGGAGTACTACGAGCTGGCCCGCAAATACACCGAGGAGCGCTACGGCTCGGACGCGGACCCGCAGACCACGGACGTACTGGCCCGCTGGGAGGACGTGCTCAACCGGCTGGAGAGCGACCCGATGACCCTGTCGGCCGAACTGGACTGGGTCGCCAAACTTCAGGTCCTCGAAGGCTACCGGCGCCGCGACAACCTGGGCTGGGACGCCGCCCGGCTGCAGCTGGTCGACCTGCAGTACGCCGACGTACGCCCCGACAAGGGCCTCTACAACCGCCTGGTGGCCCGTGGCCGCATCCAGCGCCTGCTGGACG from Streptomyces sp. NBC_01198 includes these protein-coding regions:
- the arc gene encoding proteasome ATPase, whose protein sequence is MAAHDDDINRGGRPARGSEDPMSQVAFLEQEIAVLRRKLADSPRHTRILEERIVELQTNLSGVSAQNERLASTLREARDQIVALKEEVDRLAQPPAGFGVFLQSNDDGTADIFTGGRKLRVNVSPSVDLDELRRGQELMLNEALNVVEAMEFERVGDIVTLKEILEDGERALVIGHTDEERVVRLAEPLLDGTLRTGDALLLEPRSGYVYERVPKSEVEELVLEEVPDIDYRQIGGLGNQIEQIRDAVELPYLHADLFKEYELRPPKGVLLYGPPGCGKTLIAKAVANSLAKKVAEVTGQPQGKSYFLNIKGPELLNKYVGETERQIRLVFQRAREKASEGTPVIVFFDEMESLFRTRGSGVSSDVENTIVPQLLAEIDGVEGLENVIVIGASNREDMIDPAILRPGRLDVKIKIERPDAEAAKDIFSKYLVDTLPLHGEDLAEHGGSKAATVDAMIQSVVERMYSETEENRFLEVTYANGDKEVLYFKDFNSGAMIQNIVDRAKKMAIKAFLDQDQRGMRVAHLLAACVDEFKENEDLPNTTNPDDWARISGKKGERIVFIRTLVTGKQGADTGRSIDTVANTGQYL
- the dop gene encoding depupylase/deamidase Dop produces the protein MTVRRVMGIETEYGISVPGHPNANAMLTSSQIVNAYAAAMHRARRARWDFEEENPLRDARGFDLARDAADSTQLTDEDIGLANVILTNGARLYVDHAHPEYSSPEITNPRDAVLWDKAGERIMAEAAMRAAQLPGAQPIHLYKNNTDNKGASYGTHENYLMKRETPFSDIVRHLTPFFVSRQVVTGAGRVGIGQDGHEHGFQLSQRADYFEVEVGLETTLKRPIINTRDEPHSDAEKYRRLHVIIGDANLSEISTYLKLGTTALVLSMIEDGFIKVDLAVDQPVRTLHDVSHDPGLHQLITLRNGRTLTAVQLQMEYYELARKYTEERYGSDADPQTTDVLARWEDVLNRLESDPMTLSAELDWVAKLQVLEGYRRRDNLGWDAARLQLVDLQYADVRPDKGLYNRLVARGRIQRLLDEEEALRAVTKPPEDTRAYFRGRCLEQYADDVAAASWDSVIFDLPGRDSLQRVPTLEPLRGTRNHVKELLDRCRTAEDLVRILSGG